Proteins from a genomic interval of Deltaproteobacteria bacterium:
- a CDS encoding DUF2169 domain-containing protein, which translates to MKIGNDTPFEVEALPFLDLEGKAFLTVIVKGTFTIVPEGIAAVAEAQIPILFGDEPGDTEKGGAPKFEADTAPFKPRADILLVGKAHAPGGKPVRWLDAGLRVGTLQKVVRVSGDRAWISGGGKLSAPVSTEPEPFTEMPLVYEKAFGGIDTESGGFCAENPAGCGFYTRKSPKNIDGAPLPNIEDASRPIRSWTDHPAPAGFGPIAKGWAPRDRYLGTYDELWKSERSPLPPNDFRYDFYNAAPPALQVEGYLRGDEEVLLLNLEKSGKARFRLPGIVPIATVEKTERWSGPSWNEPAPMRLDTLCLLPDEGRLFLVWRGRCPLTDLSALEVETVRIVASTP; encoded by the coding sequence GTGAAGATCGGGAACGATACCCCTTTCGAAGTCGAGGCGCTTCCGTTCCTTGACCTGGAAGGAAAGGCGTTCCTGACGGTCATCGTTAAGGGGACCTTCACGATCGTCCCCGAGGGCATCGCCGCGGTGGCCGAGGCGCAGATCCCGATCCTCTTCGGGGACGAACCCGGAGACACGGAAAAGGGAGGCGCCCCCAAGTTCGAGGCGGACACGGCTCCGTTCAAGCCCCGGGCCGATATCCTCCTGGTCGGAAAGGCGCACGCGCCGGGAGGGAAGCCGGTCCGATGGCTGGACGCGGGCCTACGCGTCGGGACGCTGCAAAAGGTCGTTCGCGTGTCCGGGGACCGTGCATGGATCTCCGGCGGAGGGAAGTTGTCCGCCCCGGTGTCCACCGAGCCGGAACCGTTCACGGAGATGCCCCTGGTCTACGAGAAGGCGTTCGGGGGGATCGACACGGAGTCCGGCGGATTCTGCGCGGAGAACCCGGCCGGATGCGGTTTCTACACCCGGAAATCCCCCAAGAACATCGACGGGGCGCCGCTTCCGAACATCGAGGACGCCTCCCGGCCGATCCGTTCCTGGACCGATCATCCCGCGCCGGCGGGATTCGGCCCCATCGCGAAAGGATGGGCTCCCCGGGATCGGTACCTGGGAACGTACGACGAGTTGTGGAAGAGCGAACGATCCCCCCTTCCTCCGAACGACTTCCGGTACGACTTCTACAACGCCGCCCCTCCCGCGCTTCAGGTCGAGGGGTATCTCCGGGGCGACGAGGAGGTCCTCCTGTTGAACCTCGAAAAGAGCGGGAAGGCCCGTTTCCGGTTGCCGGGGATCGTACCGATCGCCACCGTCGAAAAAACCGAGCGTTGGAGCGGTCCCTCGTGGAACGAGCCGGCGCCGATGCGTCTCGACACCCTCTGTCTCCTGCCGGACGAGGGGCGGCTTTTCCTCGTGTGGCGGGGACGCTGTCCCCTGACGGATCTCTCCGCGCTGGAAGTGGAGACCGTGCGAATCGTCGCATCAACCCCATGA
- a CDS encoding Stp1/IreP family PP2C-type Ser/Thr phosphatase, with product MIRIESCGRTDVGMRRTNNEDAFVSSPELGLLALADGMGGAASGEVASGIFADTVRELLSAGPPSTEEEAEELVRRTFLLANQRIRELAAREPEHKDMGCTGEMVVFTDEGYVVGHVGDSRIYLFRGGRLRQVTKDHSFVQEQVDQGVLTPEQARVHAYRHMILRAIGINDSLAVDLISGKAYPADLFLLCSDGLSDMVEDSLIEETLASDLSLEEKADLLVRNACDAGGHDNVTVVLGLVLQAE from the coding sequence ATGATCCGGATCGAATCGTGCGGCAGGACCGACGTCGGAATGCGTCGCACAAACAACGAGGATGCGTTCGTTTCCTCCCCCGAACTGGGCCTGCTGGCCTTGGCGGACGGGATGGGAGGGGCGGCTTCCGGCGAGGTGGCCAGCGGCATCTTCGCGGACACCGTGCGGGAGCTCCTTTCCGCCGGGCCGCCGTCCACCGAAGAGGAGGCCGAGGAACTCGTACGGAGAACGTTCCTCCTCGCCAATCAGCGCATCCGCGAACTGGCCGCCCGGGAGCCGGAGCACAAGGATATGGGCTGCACGGGGGAGATGGTCGTTTTCACCGACGAGGGGTACGTGGTGGGCCATGTCGGCGACAGCCGCATCTACCTCTTCCGGGGAGGCCGGCTCCGGCAGGTGACGAAGGACCACTCGTTCGTCCAGGAACAGGTCGACCAAGGGGTGCTCACTCCCGAGCAGGCGCGGGTCCACGCGTATCGGCACATGATCCTGCGGGCCATCGGGATCAACGACTCGCTGGCCGTGGACCTGATCTCAGGGAAGGCGTACCCGGCCGATCTCTTCCTGCTCTGTTCGGACGGTCTCTCCGACATGGTCGAGGATTCCCTGATCGAGGAGACGCTCGCCTCCGATCTCTCCCTCGAAGAGAAGGCGGACCTCCTGGTCCGGAACGCGTGCGACGCCGGAGGGCACGACAACGTGACGGTCGTGCTCGGTCTCGTTCTCCAGGCCGAATGA
- a CDS encoding FHA domain-containing protein — MKRPPIIVVQLIHLSGPLKGQIQEFAEGSILVGRHPSCHVRFPADVTALSRTHAEIVRDGNQFRLVDKSTNGTFVNGKRITETFLKSGDVLAFAEGGPKVSFLTEVKEASAVVAASPVPPPPPVRQPARAPEVQRPEPPRVETPRPAPPAPREERAAPPPPPPVGKTKTSMIIQIGPTLRSFKELPVTIGTGTKCELVLPFPGIQEAQAQIFFAQGQYWVKDLTGLGVVKVGGRPVGTQVPLNLQDELSLGPRGPVFRFMGEGRFAEVTVSPSPTPPPPSGSTHGKGAGAPQPEDAAKKSVFKKFFG, encoded by the coding sequence ATGAAACGCCCACCGATCATAGTCGTGCAGCTCATCCACCTCTCCGGCCCGTTGAAGGGGCAGATCCAGGAGTTCGCGGAGGGGTCGATCCTCGTCGGCCGCCACCCGTCGTGCCATGTCCGATTCCCGGCCGACGTCACGGCCCTCTCCCGCACACACGCCGAGATCGTTCGGGACGGAAACCAGTTCCGTCTCGTGGACAAGAGCACCAACGGGACCTTCGTCAACGGAAAGCGGATCACGGAGACGTTCCTGAAAAGCGGCGACGTCCTCGCGTTCGCCGAAGGCGGGCCCAAGGTCAGCTTCCTGACCGAGGTGAAGGAAGCGTCGGCCGTCGTCGCCGCGTCCCCCGTCCCGCCGCCTCCGCCGGTCCGTCAGCCCGCGCGGGCACCCGAGGTCCAGCGGCCCGAGCCTCCTCGCGTGGAAACTCCGCGCCCCGCTCCACCCGCGCCCCGGGAGGAACGGGCGGCGCCGCCCCCACCACCACCCGTCGGAAAAACGAAGACCTCCATGATCATCCAGATCGGTCCGACGCTGCGATCGTTCAAGGAACTTCCGGTCACGATCGGGACCGGGACGAAATGCGAACTGGTCTTGCCGTTCCCGGGGATCCAGGAGGCGCAGGCCCAGATCTTTTTCGCGCAGGGCCAATACTGGGTCAAGGACCTGACGGGCCTCGGGGTCGTCAAGGTCGGCGGGCGGCCGGTCGGGACACAGGTCCCCCTCAACCTCCAGGACGAACTATCGCTGGGGCCGCGCGGTCCCGTCTTCCGTTTCATGGGAGAAGGACGGTTCGCCGAGGTGACGGTATCGCCCTCGCCGACCCCTCCTCCTCCTTCCGGCTCCACGCACGGAAAGGGCGCCGGCGCGCCCCAGCCGGAGGACGCGGCGAAAAAGTCCGTGTTCAAGAAGTTCTTCGGATAA
- a CDS encoding adenylate/guanylate cyclase domain-containing protein translates to MNAIAPRNAAARLAAIVGGVVLLAVLAAGWAGRSRFVDSLYREKVRAAEFTLDLVAAGSVLPLVAEDGLTLNSLIKGASLGERYLFVSVSDAGNVVRSDTDLSRVGSPWKGTGKGGLELSRSILFRGKPVGTVRLGLSTERLRADASRDSFPVAWILVAAILCAAAAGGIGFAVARMAGGSGGEAGSRSAMPEGEGEGDPGTARNPVTILYASVKGFRSYADESLPDDLMRNLKEIFSIASRNVLGYGGYIEKYQGESLTGVFGAPADLADHTRRAVRAAVSIQKALQEAAESGNELLRKVSIGISTGVVLSGQVPSGETSSPFYVGEIFEEAASLNRAAREGEIVISRDVYRSVQNLVAVEPLPPLGAGGGRGSWEAFRLLRIEERKNRA, encoded by the coding sequence GTGAACGCCATCGCCCCACGGAACGCCGCCGCCCGCCTTGCCGCGATCGTCGGGGGCGTGGTCCTGCTGGCTGTCCTTGCCGCGGGGTGGGCCGGTCGCTCCCGGTTCGTCGATTCCCTTTACCGGGAAAAGGTTCGCGCCGCGGAGTTCACCCTCGACCTGGTCGCCGCGGGCTCCGTTCTTCCCCTGGTCGCCGAAGATGGGCTCACGTTGAACTCCCTGATCAAGGGCGCCTCTCTCGGGGAGCGCTACCTCTTCGTCTCGGTATCGGACGCCGGGAACGTCGTTCGTTCCGACACGGATCTTTCCCGGGTCGGTTCCCCCTGGAAGGGAACCGGAAAGGGGGGTCTCGAACTTTCCCGGTCGATCCTGTTCCGCGGAAAACCCGTGGGGACCGTTCGTCTCGGACTTTCCACGGAGCGGCTGCGGGCCGACGCGAGCCGCGACTCCTTCCCCGTCGCATGGATTCTGGTCGCCGCGATCCTGTGCGCGGCGGCGGCGGGCGGGATCGGTTTTGCGGTCGCGCGCATGGCGGGGGGATCCGGCGGGGAAGCGGGATCCCGGAGCGCGATGCCGGAAGGGGAAGGGGAAGGCGATCCCGGAACGGCGCGAAACCCGGTCACGATTCTTTACGCTTCCGTGAAGGGGTTCCGATCCTATGCGGACGAGAGTCTCCCCGACGACCTGATGCGGAACCTCAAGGAGATCTTTTCGATCGCCTCAAGGAACGTGCTCGGGTACGGGGGATACATCGAAAAATACCAAGGGGAGTCGCTCACCGGTGTGTTCGGCGCCCCGGCCGACCTCGCCGATCACACGCGGCGGGCGGTCCGCGCGGCGGTCTCCATCCAGAAGGCGCTGCAGGAGGCCGCGGAAAGCGGGAACGAACTTCTCCGGAAGGTCTCGATCGGGATCAGCACCGGCGTCGTCCTGTCCGGGCAGGTACCTTCCGGCGAAACGAGCTCCCCCTTCTACGTGGGGGAGATCTTCGAAGAAGCCGCATCCCTCAACCGGGCCGCGCGGGAAGGGGAGATCGTGATCAGCCGCGATGTCTACCGGTCCGTGCAGAACCTGGTGGCGGTGGAGCCGCTACCCCCCCTGGGCGCCGGCGGGGGCAGGGGGTCCTGGGAAGCGTTCCGGCTCCTGCGAATCGAGGAACGGAAAAATCGTGCTTAG
- a CDS encoding peptidoglycan-binding protein, translating into MPTKHKVRQGEDVSRIAAAYGVPVKKVIDHPENASLKSERKGLTILRPGDVVVVPEREDREETAGTGQKTRFRKKSDKTMLRLKLLDDDFKPRANVPYKLVVGGKTSEGSTDGSGMLKEPVPPGAGQGHLILDGKDVLPLSFAALDPTDSLSGVRQRLSNLGFVAGEGDGPMDGKTRGALRRFQKAHGLNETGDADAATKAKLEEVHGT; encoded by the coding sequence GTGCCCACGAAACACAAGGTCCGTCAGGGGGAGGATGTTTCCCGCATCGCCGCCGCGTACGGCGTGCCGGTGAAGAAGGTGATCGACCACCCCGAAAACGCGTCGCTGAAGAGCGAGCGGAAGGGGCTTACTATCCTTCGGCCCGGAGACGTGGTCGTGGTTCCCGAACGGGAGGACCGTGAAGAGACGGCGGGGACGGGGCAGAAGACCCGTTTCCGGAAAAAGTCGGACAAGACGATGCTCCGCCTCAAGCTGCTCGACGACGATTTCAAGCCGCGGGCGAACGTTCCGTACAAGCTCGTCGTTGGCGGGAAGACCTCCGAGGGGTCGACCGACGGCTCCGGGATGCTGAAGGAGCCGGTTCCACCCGGAGCCGGGCAGGGGCACCTGATCCTGGACGGCAAGGACGTTCTTCCTCTTTCGTTCGCGGCTCTCGATCCGACCGATTCCCTGAGCGGGGTCCGGCAAAGGTTGTCGAACCTCGGCTTCGTCGCGGGGGAAGGCGACGGCCCGATGGACGGGAAGACGCGGGGAGCGCTCCGGCGCTTCCAGAAAGCGCACGGCCTGAACGAAACGGGCGATGCGGATGCTGCGACGAAGGCGAAGCTCGAGGAAGTCCACGGGACCTGA
- a CDS encoding PAAR domain-containing protein — translation MPPQARIGDLSQCPADFHGTLACPRQVIGPAIQGSPDVLVNFLPAVRVGDMGIHAACCGPNTWKAAMGSKTVFINGKPAHRLGDMDQHCGGVGTMVGGSPNVFTGG, via the coding sequence ATGCCGCCGCAGGCGAGGATCGGAGACTTGTCGCAATGCCCGGCCGATTTCCACGGGACGCTGGCGTGCCCGCGCCAGGTGATCGGTCCGGCGATCCAGGGATCGCCCGACGTCCTCGTGAACTTCCTGCCGGCCGTCCGCGTGGGGGACATGGGGATCCACGCCGCGTGCTGCGGTCCCAACACGTGGAAGGCGGCGATGGGAAGCAAGACCGTCTTCATCAACGGCAAGCCCGCGCACCGCCTGGGGGACATGGACCAGCATTGCGGCGGGGTCGGGACGATGGTCGGGGGAAGCCCAAACGTGTTTACGGGGGGGTGA
- a CDS encoding protein kinase, translating into MNYGRYKVLEELGQGSMGIVYKAHDPNLDLVLAVKVLRPECLQGETLVKRFLAEARVLGRLDHPNIVRVYNVDEDQGTVYIAMEFLEGEALNDLAKRKRLSPEEIADLGAKIAEALGYAHSKGVVHRDVKPGNILVRSDGKPKITDFGIARIEDTAEHLMTQAGEVLGTPAYMSPEQVLSEPVDGRSDIFSLGIILYELCAGERPFRGDSLGAVFQAITQATPVPLSERNPEIPAALAEVVERCLRRNPADRFQSGEDLAAALRGCIRKESPVEAAPIDSPGSAKKGTPAWVFAVALAVLAAAGGGIYHFTRGRDAAAPPAAPSAPAAAPKGTAASSLRLSSSPAGARVFLDGVSKGETPLRLEASPGKHEVRITLAGHEEWEAQVDLAQGSEVPLDVELVRSAAPAPPIVTPKGARERPARAVKGEAPAAKAKSTPDPAVQKDLEDGIRSYEQGKIDVSIVKLEYVLRQDPENARAKQYLAMAQERKRKVLEQWGKQLDEAPVSGGKKR; encoded by the coding sequence ATGAACTACGGAAGATACAAGGTCCTCGAGGAGCTGGGCCAGGGATCGATGGGGATCGTCTACAAGGCCCACGACCCCAACCTCGACCTGGTCCTTGCCGTCAAGGTCCTTCGTCCCGAATGCCTCCAGGGCGAAACGCTGGTGAAGCGGTTCCTCGCCGAGGCCCGCGTCCTGGGCCGTCTCGACCACCCCAACATCGTTCGCGTCTACAACGTCGACGAGGACCAGGGGACGGTCTACATCGCGATGGAGTTCCTCGAAGGCGAGGCGCTGAACGACCTTGCGAAGAGGAAGCGGCTTTCTCCCGAGGAGATCGCCGACCTCGGCGCGAAGATCGCGGAGGCGCTGGGATACGCCCACTCGAAAGGGGTCGTCCATCGGGACGTGAAGCCGGGAAACATCCTGGTCCGGTCCGACGGAAAGCCGAAGATCACCGATTTCGGGATCGCCCGGATCGAGGACACCGCCGAGCACCTGATGACGCAGGCGGGGGAGGTCCTCGGGACGCCGGCGTACATGTCGCCCGAGCAGGTGTTGAGCGAACCGGTCGACGGACGCTCCGACATCTTCTCCCTCGGCATCATCCTTTACGAGTTGTGCGCGGGGGAGCGCCCCTTCCGGGGCGACAGCCTCGGGGCGGTCTTCCAGGCGATCACGCAGGCGACTCCCGTTCCTTTGTCGGAACGGAACCCGGAGATTCCCGCGGCGCTTGCGGAAGTGGTGGAACGGTGCCTGCGCAGAAATCCGGCGGACCGATTCCAGTCGGGGGAGGACCTCGCCGCCGCCCTTCGCGGCTGCATCCGGAAAGAGAGTCCGGTCGAAGCCGCGCCGATCGATTCGCCGGGGAGCGCGAAGAAGGGGACGCCCGCCTGGGTGTTCGCCGTCGCCCTCGCGGTGTTGGCCGCCGCGGGCGGCGGGATCTACCACTTCACGAGGGGACGGGATGCCGCCGCCCCCCCCGCGGCGCCGTCGGCTCCCGCCGCCGCTCCGAAGGGAACCGCCGCGTCGTCCCTCCGGCTGTCGAGCTCCCCGGCGGGGGCCCGCGTCTTCCTGGACGGGGTGTCGAAGGGGGAGACTCCGCTCCGCCTGGAGGCGTCGCCGGGGAAGCACGAGGTCCGCATCACGCTCGCCGGGCATGAGGAGTGGGAGGCCCAGGTGGACCTGGCCCAGGGGTCGGAAGTTCCGCTCGACGTGGAGTTGGTGCGCAGTGCCGCCCCCGCCCCGCCCATCGTGACTCCGAAGGGGGCGAGGGAGCGGCCCGCCCGCGCGGTGAAGGGAGAGGCGCCCGCGGCGAAGGCGAAGTCGACGCCGGATCCGGCCGTGCAGAAGGACCTCGAAGATGGGATCCGGAGCTATGAACAGGGGAAGATCGACGTGTCGATCGTGAAGCTCGAATACGTCCTGCGCCAGGACCCCGAAAACGCGCGGGCGAAGCAGTACCTTGCCATGGCGCAGGAGCGGAAGCGGAAGGTGTTGGAACAGTGGGGAAAGCAGCTCGACGAGGCGCCGGTGTCGGGAGGGAAGAAGCGGTGA
- a CDS encoding polysaccharide deacetylase family protein translates to MRARGLPPLLLLFLLVWGCAGPEIRPPALPSAAPSITVPSANARGFPDFIVAIVQPGDSYSSLAGKYLGDRSMDWFLSEFNGISLPASGQDVLIPLASYAPGGLWPTGYQTVPVLTYHKLSRNGTPDAMTVREADFEAQMRFLRENGYRVIPLDDLFEFLQFRRQIPARSIVITFDDGWRSVYDIAWPILKKYGYPATLFVYTDLIVGSRETLSWEQVRELSRNGFDIQGHSKTHRYLGRKERKESFQDYSEAVRKEIVESAKIIRKQTGREVKYLAYPYGDTNALVAAMTRQEGYRLAFTVERESVPFFSNDYRVSRSMIYGSFNLKDFGNNLTTFRKFGSE, encoded by the coding sequence ATGCGGGCTAGGGGTCTTCCCCCTCTCCTCCTCCTTTTTCTTCTGGTCTGGGGCTGCGCGGGCCCGGAGATCCGTCCTCCGGCGCTCCCGTCAGCGGCTCCGTCGATCACGGTCCCGTCGGCGAATGCGCGCGGCTTCCCCGACTTCATCGTCGCGATCGTCCAGCCCGGCGACAGCTACTCCTCGCTCGCCGGGAAATATCTCGGCGATCGATCCATGGACTGGTTCCTCTCGGAGTTCAACGGGATCAGTCTCCCCGCGTCCGGCCAGGACGTTTTGATCCCCCTTGCCAGTTACGCACCCGGCGGCCTGTGGCCGACGGGATACCAGACCGTCCCCGTCCTCACCTATCATAAACTCTCCCGAAACGGCACCCCCGACGCGATGACCGTCCGGGAGGCCGATTTCGAGGCGCAGATGCGCTTCCTTCGCGAGAACGGCTACCGGGTCATCCCCCTCGACGACCTGTTCGAATTCCTTCAGTTCCGGCGCCAGATTCCGGCCCGGTCCATCGTCATCACCTTCGACGACGGGTGGCGTTCCGTGTACGACATCGCCTGGCCCATCCTGAAAAAGTACGGATACCCGGCGACCCTGTTCGTGTACACCGACCTCATCGTCGGAAGCAGGGAGACGCTGTCCTGGGAACAGGTCCGCGAACTGTCGCGGAACGGGTTCGACATCCAGGGGCACAGCAAGACGCACCGGTACCTGGGCCGAAAGGAGCGGAAAGAGTCGTTCCAGGACTATTCCGAGGCGGTGCGGAAGGAGATCGTGGAGTCGGCGAAGATCATCCGGAAACAGACCGGGCGCGAGGTGAAATACCTCGCCTACCCGTACGGCGACACGAACGCCCTTGTCGCGGCGATGACCCGCCAGGAGGGGTACCGCCTTGCCTTCACCGTCGAGAGGGAGAGCGTCCCGTTCTTTTCGAACGATTACCGGGTCAGCCGCTCGATGATCTATGGGAGTTTCAACCTGAAGGATTTCGGGAACAACTTGACGACGTTCCGGAAGTTCGGCTCCGAATGA
- a CDS encoding protein kinase, whose protein sequence is MSNFQPIRFGKYLLVEKLATGGMAQLYRAKIIGVEGFEKFIAIKQILPHLAHEEELITSFIDEAKLAALLNHQNVVQIYDFGSMEDSYFITMEYLFGRDLRAVNAKAKEKGTPVSLENALYLISKVCAGLDYAHKLKDFQGKSLNIIHRDISPQNVFLTYEGDVKIVDFGIAKAASQSTITQVGMIKGKVAYMSPEQAAGKAIDHRSDIFATGILLYELVAGGRMFKGDDTLQILSKVREAEFTPLGTLKGGLPEKLYDIVAKALAKEPEDRYQSLADMQADIEECIFRLNLRPSGRSMAEYLKILFAEDIEAEGKRMADAAGAGAASNRAQEAEAERRSVDVPPAQEPPASKAEPALPAKAAPKVRPKPAEPAKGGKKGALAAVAGVAVLALLGGGYFLMGKGKGPAGTTAPAPAAQAPVSAPAAPQAPPPQAASAAPPSAPSPAAGAELLVQKAVGLIESNPAEAKTVLQQAIAKDPRNVQGHFQLGHAYVKLKEYPKALDAYAKAGGIDPNFTDAFFNMGYVHAVRKEYAKAEQMYAKVVKLSPMYVDEALFNLGMVQEKQGKRKESLQNIEKSLSINPGNEPARKALARMKGR, encoded by the coding sequence ATGTCCAATTTCCAGCCCATCCGTTTCGGGAAATATCTCCTGGTCGAAAAACTCGCAACCGGCGGGATGGCGCAGCTGTACCGGGCGAAGATCATCGGCGTCGAGGGGTTCGAGAAATTCATCGCCATCAAGCAGATCCTTCCCCACCTCGCGCACGAGGAGGAGCTCATCACCTCCTTCATCGACGAGGCGAAGCTGGCGGCCCTCCTGAATCACCAGAACGTCGTCCAGATCTACGACTTCGGCTCCATGGAAGATTCGTACTTCATCACGATGGAATACCTGTTCGGAAGGGACCTGCGCGCGGTCAACGCGAAAGCGAAGGAGAAGGGAACCCCGGTCAGCCTCGAAAACGCCCTGTACCTGATCTCCAAGGTGTGCGCCGGGCTCGATTACGCGCACAAGCTGAAGGACTTCCAGGGGAAATCCCTGAACATCATCCATCGGGACATCTCTCCCCAGAACGTCTTCCTCACCTACGAGGGGGATGTGAAGATCGTCGACTTCGGGATCGCCAAGGCGGCCAGCCAGAGCACGATCACCCAGGTGGGGATGATCAAGGGGAAGGTCGCCTACATGTCGCCTGAACAGGCGGCGGGAAAGGCGATCGACCACCGGTCCGACATCTTCGCCACCGGGATTCTCCTGTATGAACTGGTCGCAGGCGGCCGCATGTTCAAGGGAGACGACACCCTCCAGATCCTTTCGAAGGTGCGGGAGGCCGAGTTCACTCCGCTCGGGACGCTGAAGGGCGGGCTGCCCGAGAAGTTGTACGATATCGTCGCCAAGGCCCTCGCCAAGGAACCCGAAGACCGGTACCAGTCGTTGGCCGACATGCAGGCGGATATCGAGGAATGCATTTTCCGGCTCAACCTGCGTCCTTCCGGCCGCAGCATGGCCGAGTACCTGAAGATTCTCTTCGCCGAGGATATCGAGGCCGAAGGGAAGCGGATGGCCGACGCGGCAGGTGCCGGGGCGGCGAGCAACCGGGCCCAGGAGGCGGAAGCGGAACGGCGGTCGGTCGACGTGCCCCCCGCGCAGGAGCCGCCCGCCTCCAAGGCGGAGCCCGCACTTCCGGCGAAAGCGGCACCGAAGGTTCGCCCCAAGCCGGCCGAGCCGGCAAAGGGTGGCAAGAAAGGCGCCTTGGCCGCCGTCGCGGGCGTTGCGGTGCTGGCTCTTCTCGGTGGAGGATATTTCCTGATGGGGAAGGGGAAGGGCCCGGCTGGCACGACCGCCCCCGCCCCCGCCGCCCAGGCGCCGGTCTCGGCCCCGGCCGCGCCTCAGGCGCCCCCGCCGCAGGCCGCTTCCGCCGCCCCGCCTTCCGCTCCGTCGCCAGCCGCGGGGGCGGAGCTGCTGGTCCAGAAAGCCGTCGGGCTCATCGAGTCGAACCCCGCGGAGGCGAAGACCGTGCTTCAACAGGCGATCGCGAAGGATCCCCGAAACGTCCAGGGGCATTTCCAACTCGGGCACGCCTACGTGAAATTGAAGGAGTATCCGAAGGCTCTCGACGCGTACGCGAAGGCGGGCGGGATCGACCCGAATTTCACCGACGCCTTCTTCAACATGGGGTATGTCCACGCCGTCCGGAAAGAGTACGCCAAGGCGGAGCAGATGTACGCGAAGGTGGTGAAACTGTCGCCGATGTACGTCGACGAAGCGCTGTTCAATCTCGGGATGGTCCAGGAGAAGCAGGGGAAACGGAAAGAGAGCCTCCAGAACATCGAGAAGTCCCTGTCGATCAATCCCGGCAACGAACCGGCGAGGAAAGCTCTCGCCAGGATGAAGGGGAGATAG
- a CDS encoding serine protease has translation MIVPSLIPRIALLLLFTVPASGGERPAAHPVELPAPETAARLERCLAASGFDVTRHDTPGAQIRIFASRGDEVRGLLVSPRSPLASVVEWGSNAGEAHAPGTPDDLRACIDRGGVPTEVIAGEKFVVCLRTRREGREIRFSGLLIGTEGTVVSTAHDLDRVEAVSVRLRDGRIVPGTIGRRDPLRDLSRIDLAEPVPGFLLKGRVRDRLTPDEPVYSVGCADSGTVRLREGRVGGTPRKSGGMPLWEVRMETIPGSSGGPAFDAGGNLAGLVKGRFRGTKDQGYLIPVGTILEFLGTVKRGY, from the coding sequence ATGATCGTCCCTTCGCTCATTCCGCGGATCGCTCTCCTGCTCCTGTTCACGGTCCCCGCGTCGGGCGGGGAGCGCCCCGCCGCCCACCCCGTGGAACTTCCGGCTCCGGAGACGGCGGCGCGGCTCGAGCGGTGCCTCGCGGCGTCCGGGTTCGATGTCACGCGGCACGACACCCCGGGGGCGCAGATCCGGATCTTTGCTTCGCGGGGAGATGAGGTTCGGGGACTGCTCGTCTCCCCCCGCTCTCCCCTGGCGTCGGTCGTGGAGTGGGGATCGAACGCGGGGGAGGCACACGCACCCGGAACTCCCGACGATCTGCGCGCCTGCATCGACCGTGGGGGAGTCCCGACGGAGGTCATCGCGGGGGAGAAATTCGTGGTCTGCCTTCGGACGCGCCGCGAGGGACGGGAGATCCGCTTTTCCGGGCTCCTGATCGGCACGGAGGGCACGGTCGTTTCCACCGCGCACGACCTCGATCGGGTCGAGGCGGTCTCGGTCCGCCTGCGCGACGGCAGAATCGTGCCCGGCACGATCGGGAGAAGAGATCCCTTGCGGGACCTGTCCCGGATCGACCTCGCGGAGCCGGTTCCCGGATTTCTCCTTAAGGGGCGGGTGCGGGATCGCCTGACGCCGGACGAGCCGGTTTACTCCGTCGGGTGCGCGGACAGCGGAACGGTGCGCCTGCGGGAGGGCCGCGTTGGAGGGACCCCCCGCAAATCCGGCGGGATGCCCCTATGGGAGGTCAGGATGGAGACGATCCCCGGGAGCAGCGGCGGGCCCGCGTTCGACGCCGGGGGGAACCTGGCCGGGCTCGTCAAGGGAAGGTTCCGCGGGACGAAGGACCAGGGGTACCTGATCCCCGTCGGGACGATTCTCGAGTTCCTTGGCACGGTGAAACGGGGCTATTGA